The following are encoded in a window of Nibricoccus aquaticus genomic DNA:
- a CDS encoding 3-keto-disaccharide hydrolase, translating to MIRLTLVALFSGWVVTLFAQQPAVPYAPKQSDRPVALTEEEPGFQPIFDGKTLNGWEGNKTYWRVEDGAIVGEITPETLMKSNTFLVWQGGRPKDFELRLECRISERGNSGINYRSVMAEDKVTPANAFAMRGPQLDIDGRKQYFGGNYEEKGRLFLGVRGGVSRVTGGRPPTLLARTGEEAELAQAITDGWNSVHLIARGNVFTHIINGRVMCVVIDDDEANHPVEGFIGVQVHSGPPMKVEYRNVRLKTF from the coding sequence ATGATTCGTCTTACCTTGGTGGCGTTGTTCTCCGGTTGGGTGGTCACGCTGTTCGCACAGCAACCGGCGGTGCCTTATGCGCCGAAGCAAAGCGACCGGCCGGTGGCGTTGACGGAGGAGGAGCCGGGGTTTCAGCCGATCTTCGATGGGAAGACGCTGAACGGCTGGGAGGGGAATAAAACTTACTGGCGTGTGGAGGACGGTGCGATCGTTGGGGAGATCACGCCGGAGACGTTGATGAAGAGTAATACGTTTCTCGTGTGGCAGGGTGGACGGCCGAAGGATTTTGAACTGAGGCTGGAGTGTCGCATCAGCGAGCGGGGTAACAGCGGCATCAACTATCGGAGCGTGATGGCGGAGGATAAAGTGACACCGGCGAATGCATTCGCGATGCGCGGGCCGCAGTTGGATATCGATGGGCGGAAGCAGTATTTTGGCGGAAATTATGAGGAGAAGGGGCGGTTGTTTCTCGGTGTGCGGGGAGGCGTGTCGCGGGTGACGGGTGGGCGTCCGCCGACACTGCTGGCGCGGACAGGCGAGGAAGCGGAGCTGGCGCAGGCGATCACGGATGGCTGGAACTCAGTGCACTTGATCGCGCGGGGGAATGTTTTCACGCACATCATCAATGGCCGCGTGATGTGTGTCGTGATCGATGACGATGAGGCGAATCATCCGGTGGAGGGATTTATTGGCGTGCAGGTTCACTCGGGTCCGCCGATGAAGGTCGAATATCGGAACGTGCGGCTGAAGACGTTTTGA
- a CDS encoding PEGA domain-containing protein — protein MIFRLVVFCLLSGSAFFAGCASTPRAGQSLAPAREPVNAEPLAEMKAVEPAVVAEPVVTEPVMRKKPGPSAKPRPAGPTVPALREGEYALMVESEPAGATVVVNGKPCGKTPCRVVVQANGRGFLKEQVSIKVRFIAANEAQSSQTVEEVLTTLDKVPTEIRFTTAGATRVVR, from the coding sequence TTTTTTGTCTGTTGAGCGGATCTGCGTTTTTCGCGGGTTGCGCGAGTACGCCGCGTGCAGGCCAGTCGCTAGCGCCGGCACGCGAGCCGGTGAACGCAGAGCCGCTCGCTGAGATGAAAGCGGTTGAGCCCGCGGTGGTGGCTGAGCCGGTTGTGACGGAGCCGGTGATGCGGAAGAAGCCTGGGCCGTCGGCGAAACCGAGGCCGGCGGGGCCGACGGTGCCCGCGCTCAGGGAGGGCGAGTATGCGTTGATGGTGGAGTCAGAGCCGGCGGGTGCGACGGTGGTGGTGAATGGCAAACCGTGCGGGAAGACGCCGTGCCGCGTGGTGGTGCAGGCGAATGGGCGGGGATTCCTTAAGGAGCAGGTGTCGATCAAGGTGCGGTTTATCGCGGCGAATGAAGCGCAGTCGTCGCAGACGGTGGAGGAAGTTCTGACGACGCTGGACAAGGTGCCGACGGAGATCCGGTTCACGACGGCAGGGGCGACGCGGGTGGTGAGGTGA